A single window of Thermodesulfobacteriota bacterium DNA harbors:
- a CDS encoding efflux RND transporter periplasmic adaptor subunit gives MPKRVMNRKLLILAIVMIALVVVFFLKNSQLVSRSPSYSYNTATIDSGDIAAYISASGTVNPVITVDVVAHVSGVVNQIHADFNSIVKQGEILAQIDPTLYELQVRQADATLSKAQAEAEKKRKIYELYKELINTPDRISKYELENSRIEYTSAMEQLKIAKAELEKAESNLNSAAIRSPIEGVIISKNIGVGEFIGPSQSHPLFVIANDLTKMKVEAHVSEADIGKLREGQEAVFEVDAYPGQQFKGRIQQIRNVSITNNNVVTYDVVILVSNNDELKLKPGMTAEVQILVANQNDVLRIPTAALRFIPLPSSPLDQDSNDLQNSPTVWILLKNGRLKAISVETGISDDIFTQILGGDIEKGQEIIIGVTQKGKSSSEELGPIVLPKPKRF, from the coding sequence ATGCCGAAACGAGTAATGAATAGAAAATTACTTATCTTAGCGATCGTTATGATTGCCCTAGTAGTAGTCTTCTTTTTAAAAAATAGTCAATTAGTAAGTAGGTCCCCCAGTTATTCCTATAATACCGCGACCATTGATAGTGGAGATATTGCAGCCTACATATCGGCATCGGGCACAGTAAACCCGGTGATCACAGTCGATGTTGTAGCGCACGTTTCAGGGGTGGTGAATCAAATTCACGCAGATTTCAACTCTATTGTAAAACAGGGCGAGATACTCGCTCAGATCGACCCCACTTTGTATGAATTACAGGTTAGACAGGCTGACGCGACCCTGAGCAAGGCACAGGCAGAAGCCGAGAAAAAAAGGAAAATATACGAATTGTATAAAGAACTAATTAATACACCAGATAGAATTTCCAAATACGAGTTAGAAAATTCAAGAATAGAATATACCTCCGCTATGGAGCAACTTAAAATAGCCAAGGCAGAGCTAGAAAAGGCTGAATCCAATTTAAATTCTGCAGCGATTCGTTCCCCGATTGAGGGTGTCATTATCTCGAAGAACATAGGTGTTGGAGAATTCATCGGCCCGAGCCAGAGCCATCCTCTATTTGTCATAGCAAATGATCTAACAAAAATGAAGGTCGAAGCACATGTAAGTGAAGCCGATATCGGAAAGTTAAGAGAAGGACAGGAGGCCGTCTTTGAGGTCGATGCGTATCCTGGCCAACAATTTAAGGGAAGGATTCAACAGATAAGAAATGTATCAATCACAAACAATAATGTTGTGACATATGATGTAGTTATACTTGTCAGCAATAATGATGAGTTGAAACTAAAACCCGGAATGACTGCAGAGGTACAGATTCTTGTAGCAAATCAAAACGATGTGCTGCGAATACCCACGGCTGCGTTAAGATTTATACCTCTTCCATCATCTCCACTTGACCAAGATTCTAACGATCTACAAAACAGTCCCACCGTCTGGATCTTACTTAAGAACGGCCGCCTCAAGGCCATATCCGTAGAAACAGGAATTAGCGATGATATATTCACCCAGATCTTAGGTGGGGACATTGAAAAAGGACAGGAGATTATAATAGGAGTAACGCAGAAAGGTAAGTCAAGCTCCGAAGAACTGGGCCCTATAGTCCTTCCTAAGCCGAAGAGGTTCTAA